In a genomic window of Physeter macrocephalus isolate SW-GA chromosome 14, ASM283717v5, whole genome shotgun sequence:
- the LOC114487656 gene encoding zinc finger ZZ-type and EF-hand domain-containing protein 1-like isoform X1, with amino-acid sequence MVKEDGICFPSHGAVQRFDGDELTTDERIRTLAQRWQPSRSLRLDEQSAKAVDTDMIILPCLSRPACCDQATTESNPVTQKLISSTESELQQSYAKQRRSKSAALLHKELNCKSKRAVREYLFRVNEATAVLYARHVLASLLAEWPGHVPVSEDILELSGPAHMTYILDMFMQLEEKHQWEKILQKVLRGCRESMLGTMALAACQFMEEPGMEVQVRESKHPYNNNTNFEDKVHIPGAIYLSIKFDPQCNTEEGCDELAMSSSSDFQQDRHNFSGSQQKWKDFELPGDTLYYRFTSDMSNTEWGYKFTVTAGHLGRFQTGFEILKQMLSEERVVPHLPLAKIWEWLVGVACRQTGHQRLKAIHLLLRIVRCCTHSDLCDLMLLKPLWQLFTQMEYSLFEDVTQPGILLPLHRALTELFFVTENRAQELGLLQDYLLALTTDDHLLRCAAQVRPPRAAEPPLAPVQTPPRLYTELCSESATSCWCHREQRSPTYQCRSY; translated from the exons ATGGTCAAGGAAGATGGAATTTGTTTTCCCTCTCACGGCGCAGTCCAGAG gTTTGACGGGGATGAGCTCACCACCGATGAAAGGATACGGACCCTGGCTCAGAGGTGGCAGCCCAGCAGGAGTCTGAGACTGGACGAGCAGAGCGCCAAAGCTGTGGATACAGACATGATTATCTTACCATGCTTG TCCCGGCCCGCATGCTGTGACCAGGCCACCACGGAGTCAAACCCCGTGACCCAGAAGCTGATCTCCAGCACGGAGAGTGAACTGCAGCAGAGCTACGCCAAGCAGCGGCGCAGCAAGAGCGCCGCCCTCCTGCACAAAGAGCTCAACTGCAAGAGCAAGAGGGCCGTGCGGGAGTACCTCTTCCGCGTGAATGAGGCCACAGCAGTCCTGTACGCCCGCCACGTGCTCGCATCCTTGCTCGCTGAGTGGCCGGGGCACGTGCCGGTGAGCGAGGACATCCTGGAGCTGAGCGGCCCTGCCCACATGACCTACATTCTGGATATGTTCATGCAGCTGGAAGAAAAGCACCAGTGGGAGAAG ATACTGCAGAAGGTGCTCCGGGGCTGCCGAGAGAGCATGCTAGGCACCATGGCCCTGGCGGCCTGCCAGTTCATGGAGGAGCCAGGAATGGAGGTGCAAGTGAGGGAGTCGAAACACCCGTATAACAACAACACCAACTTTGAG GATAAAGTTCATATTCCTGGTGCAATCTACCTCTCAATCAAATTCGATCCTCAGTGCAATACGGAGGAAGGCTGTGACGAGCTAGCCATGTCCAGCAGCAGTGACTTTCAGCAGGATCGACACAACTTCAGTGGGTCTCaacagaaatggaaagattttgAGCTTCCAG GAGATACTCTGTATTACCGCTTCACCTCTGACATGAGCAACACCGAGTGGGGCTACAAATTCACTGTGACGGCTGGGCACCTGGGGCGATTCCAGACAG GATTCGAGATTTTGAAGCAGATGCTGTCAGAGGAAAGAGTTGTGCCGCACCTCCCGCTGGCCAAAATTTGGGAATGGCTGGTGGGCGTAGCCTGTCGCCAGACTGGTCATCAGCGGTTAAAAGCCATCCACCTACTCCTGAGGATCGTGCGATGCTGCACCCACAG CGACCTCTGTGACCTCATGCTGTTGAAGCCCCTTTGGCAGCTCTTCACCCAAATGGAGTACAGCCTGTTTGAGGACGTGACACAGCCTGGCATCCTGCTGCCCCTGCATCGCGCCCTCACCGAGCTCTTCTTTGTCACTGAGAACCGCGCCCAG GAGCTCGGCCTGCTGCAGGATTACCTGCTGGCCTTAACCACCGACGACCACCTTCTGCGCTGCGCGGCGCAGGTACGCCCTCCCCGGGCGGCCGAACCTCCCCTGGCACCCGTGCAGACTCCACCCCGGCTTTACACGGAGCTCTGTTCCGAGTCAGCCACTTCCTGCTGGTGTCACAGAGAGCAGCGGAGCCCCACTTATCAGTGTCGTTCGTATTAA
- the LOC114487656 gene encoding zinc finger ZZ-type and EF-hand domain-containing protein 1-like isoform X2, producing MVKEDGICFPSHGAVQRFDGDELTTDERIRTLAQRWQPSRSLRLDEQSAKAVDTDMIILPCLSRPACCDQATTESNPVTQKLISSTESELQQSYAKQRRSKSAALLHKELNCKSKRAVREYLFRVNEATAVLYARHVLASLLAEWPGHVPVSEDILELSGPAHMTYILDMFMQLEEKHQWEKILQKVLRGCRESMLGTMALAACQFMEEPGMEVQVRESKHPYNNNTNFEDKVHIPGAIYLSIKFDPQCNTEEGCDELAMSSSSDFQQDRHNFSGSQQKWKDFELPGDTLYYRFTSDMSNTEWGYKFTVTAGHLGRFQTGFEILKQMLSEERVVPHLPLAKIWEWLVGVACRQTGHQRLKAIHLLLRIVRCCTHSDLCDLMLLKPLWQLFTQMEYSLFEDVTQPGILLPLHRALTELFFVTENRAQELGLLQDYLLALTTDDHLLRCAAQALQNIAAISLAINYPNKATRLWNVDC from the exons ATGGTCAAGGAAGATGGAATTTGTTTTCCCTCTCACGGCGCAGTCCAGAG gTTTGACGGGGATGAGCTCACCACCGATGAAAGGATACGGACCCTGGCTCAGAGGTGGCAGCCCAGCAGGAGTCTGAGACTGGACGAGCAGAGCGCCAAAGCTGTGGATACAGACATGATTATCTTACCATGCTTG TCCCGGCCCGCATGCTGTGACCAGGCCACCACGGAGTCAAACCCCGTGACCCAGAAGCTGATCTCCAGCACGGAGAGTGAACTGCAGCAGAGCTACGCCAAGCAGCGGCGCAGCAAGAGCGCCGCCCTCCTGCACAAAGAGCTCAACTGCAAGAGCAAGAGGGCCGTGCGGGAGTACCTCTTCCGCGTGAATGAGGCCACAGCAGTCCTGTACGCCCGCCACGTGCTCGCATCCTTGCTCGCTGAGTGGCCGGGGCACGTGCCGGTGAGCGAGGACATCCTGGAGCTGAGCGGCCCTGCCCACATGACCTACATTCTGGATATGTTCATGCAGCTGGAAGAAAAGCACCAGTGGGAGAAG ATACTGCAGAAGGTGCTCCGGGGCTGCCGAGAGAGCATGCTAGGCACCATGGCCCTGGCGGCCTGCCAGTTCATGGAGGAGCCAGGAATGGAGGTGCAAGTGAGGGAGTCGAAACACCCGTATAACAACAACACCAACTTTGAG GATAAAGTTCATATTCCTGGTGCAATCTACCTCTCAATCAAATTCGATCCTCAGTGCAATACGGAGGAAGGCTGTGACGAGCTAGCCATGTCCAGCAGCAGTGACTTTCAGCAGGATCGACACAACTTCAGTGGGTCTCaacagaaatggaaagattttgAGCTTCCAG GAGATACTCTGTATTACCGCTTCACCTCTGACATGAGCAACACCGAGTGGGGCTACAAATTCACTGTGACGGCTGGGCACCTGGGGCGATTCCAGACAG GATTCGAGATTTTGAAGCAGATGCTGTCAGAGGAAAGAGTTGTGCCGCACCTCCCGCTGGCCAAAATTTGGGAATGGCTGGTGGGCGTAGCCTGTCGCCAGACTGGTCATCAGCGGTTAAAAGCCATCCACCTACTCCTGAGGATCGTGCGATGCTGCACCCACAG CGACCTCTGTGACCTCATGCTGTTGAAGCCCCTTTGGCAGCTCTTCACCCAAATGGAGTACAGCCTGTTTGAGGACGTGACACAGCCTGGCATCCTGCTGCCCCTGCATCGCGCCCTCACCGAGCTCTTCTTTGTCACTGAGAACCGCGCCCAG GAGCTCGGCCTGCTGCAGGATTACCTGCTGGCCTTAACCACCGACGACCACCTTCTGCGCTGCGCGGCGCAG GCTCTGCAGAATATTGCTGCTATCAGCCTGGCCATCAACTACCCAAACAAGGCCACCCGCCTCTGGAATGTTGATTGTTAG